In Nocardioides sp. zg-1228, a single window of DNA contains:
- a CDS encoding aminotransferase class V-fold PLP-dependent enzyme, which translates to MPDQPAHMSPEEFRRHGHAAIDWIADYWASLDDLPVRSQAAPGDVRRLLPASAPEQAEPFDAVLADLDRVVVPGLTHWQHPRFFAYFPANSSPAAILGDLVSSGIGAQGMLWATSPAVTEVEQVVLDWFAEALGLPDAFHSDGPGGGVIQDTASTATFTALLAALHRASGGGVRRHGVGDAGWRVYGSTQAHSSLVKAAMMAGLGEDAVRTIDVDPATQAMDVDALRAAIVEDAAAGLRPVLVHVAAGSTSTGAMDDIAAVAAVAREGDVWVHVDAAWAGVAAVCPEHRAHLAGVEAADSFVTNPHKWLLTTFDCSTFWVRDRAALTGALSILPEYLRNAATESGDVVDYRDWHPQLGRRFRAVKLWAVLRTYGLEGLRAHVRSGVELARRVADLVAADDRFELVTEPSLSLVVFRLRAGDEATMAAMEAVNASGEAYLSHTTVEGRAAIRVAVGSWRTTPADVDRTWRALQEAASAPG; encoded by the coding sequence ATGCCCGACCAGCCGGCCCACATGTCGCCCGAGGAGTTCCGTCGCCACGGCCATGCCGCCATCGACTGGATCGCCGACTACTGGGCCTCGCTCGACGACCTCCCGGTCCGCTCGCAGGCCGCGCCCGGCGACGTACGACGTCTGCTGCCCGCCTCGGCGCCCGAGCAGGCCGAGCCGTTCGACGCCGTCCTGGCCGACCTCGACCGCGTGGTGGTGCCGGGCCTGACGCACTGGCAGCACCCGCGGTTCTTCGCCTACTTCCCGGCCAACTCCTCGCCCGCCGCGATCCTCGGCGACCTGGTCTCCAGCGGCATCGGCGCGCAGGGGATGCTCTGGGCGACCAGCCCGGCGGTCACGGAGGTCGAGCAGGTCGTGCTCGACTGGTTCGCCGAGGCGCTCGGGCTGCCGGACGCGTTCCACAGCGACGGCCCCGGTGGCGGGGTCATCCAGGACACCGCGTCCACCGCCACCTTCACGGCGCTGCTGGCCGCGCTGCACCGCGCCAGCGGGGGAGGCGTACGACGGCACGGGGTCGGCGACGCCGGGTGGCGGGTCTACGGGTCCACGCAGGCGCACTCGTCGCTCGTGAAGGCCGCGATGATGGCGGGACTGGGCGAGGACGCCGTCCGCACGATCGACGTGGACCCCGCCACCCAGGCGATGGACGTCGACGCTCTGCGCGCCGCGATCGTGGAGGACGCCGCTGCCGGGCTGCGACCGGTGCTGGTCCACGTCGCCGCCGGCAGCACCTCCACCGGGGCCATGGACGACATCGCGGCCGTGGCAGCCGTCGCGCGTGAGGGGGACGTGTGGGTGCACGTCGACGCGGCGTGGGCGGGCGTCGCGGCGGTGTGCCCGGAGCACCGGGCCCACCTCGCCGGCGTCGAGGCGGCGGACTCGTTCGTCACCAACCCGCACAAGTGGCTGCTGACCACCTTCGACTGCAGCACCTTCTGGGTGCGCGACCGCGCCGCCCTCACCGGCGCGCTGTCGATCCTGCCGGAGTACCTCCGCAACGCCGCCACCGAGTCGGGCGACGTCGTCGACTACCGCGACTGGCACCCGCAGCTCGGGCGGCGCTTCCGCGCGGTCAAGCTGTGGGCGGTGCTGCGCACCTACGGTCTCGAGGGACTGCGTGCGCACGTCCGCAGCGGGGTGGAGCTTGCTCGTCGGGTCGCCGACCTCGTCGCGGCCGACGACCGGTTCGAGCTGGTGACCGAGCCGTCCCTGTCGTTGGTGGTCTTCCGGCTCCGGGCGGGCGACGAGGCGACGATGGCGGCGATGGAGGCGGTCAACGCCTCCGGCGAGGCCTACCTCTCGCACACCACCGTCGAGGGGCGCGCGGCGATCCGGGTCGCGGTCGGCAGCTGGCGCACCACACCCGCCGACGTCGACCGCACCTGGCGAGCCCTCCAGGAGGCCGCGTCCGCGCCCGGCTGA
- a CDS encoding GuaB1 family IMP dehydrogenase-related protein, whose amino-acid sequence MQFLDSATPPHDLTYDDVFMVPRASSVASRYDVDLSTTDGTGATIPIVVANMTAIAGKRMAETVARRGGITVIPQDIPVPVVADVVAWVKQRHRVFDTAIELRPDQTVAEALSLIPKRAHRAAVVVEDGRPVGVVSEADCAEVDRFAQVARVMNRSVVTVADDTDPRDVYDAIERAGAPLAVAVSGDGALVGVLTRLGALRATLYTPAVDASGGLRIAAAVGVNGDVADRAAQLLDAGVDCLVVDTAHGHQERMLQALRSVRALSPSVPVAAGNVVSADGTRDLIEAGADIVKVGVGPGAMCTTRMMTGVGRPQFSAVLECAAAARELGKHVWADGGVRHPRDVALALAAGASSVMIGSWFAGTHESPGDLMEDADGRPFKVSFGMASARAVANRTAGESSYDRARKGLYEEGISSSRMYLHPGRPGVEDLIDQICSGVRSSCTYAGAADLAQLHERALVGVQSMAGFHEGRPLERSW is encoded by the coding sequence GTGCAGTTCCTCGACAGCGCCACGCCGCCCCACGACCTGACCTACGACGACGTCTTCATGGTGCCTCGCGCCTCGTCCGTCGCGAGCCGCTACGACGTCGACCTCTCCACCACCGACGGCACCGGCGCGACGATCCCGATCGTGGTCGCCAACATGACGGCGATCGCGGGCAAGCGGATGGCCGAGACGGTCGCCCGCCGCGGTGGCATCACGGTCATCCCGCAGGACATCCCGGTGCCCGTCGTCGCCGACGTCGTGGCGTGGGTCAAGCAGCGCCACCGCGTCTTCGACACCGCCATCGAGCTCCGCCCGGACCAGACCGTGGCCGAGGCGCTGTCCCTGATCCCCAAGCGCGCGCACCGGGCGGCCGTCGTCGTGGAGGACGGCCGTCCGGTCGGGGTGGTCTCGGAGGCCGACTGCGCCGAGGTCGACCGGTTCGCCCAGGTCGCCCGGGTCATGAACCGGTCGGTGGTCACCGTCGCGGACGACACCGACCCCCGCGACGTCTACGACGCCATCGAGCGCGCCGGCGCCCCGCTCGCGGTCGCCGTGTCCGGCGACGGCGCGCTGGTGGGCGTGCTGACCCGCCTCGGCGCGCTGCGGGCCACCCTCTACACGCCGGCCGTCGATGCGTCCGGGGGCCTGCGCATCGCCGCCGCCGTCGGGGTCAACGGCGACGTCGCCGACCGCGCGGCCCAGCTGCTCGACGCCGGGGTCGACTGCCTCGTCGTCGACACGGCGCACGGCCACCAGGAACGGATGCTCCAGGCCCTGCGGTCGGTGCGCGCGCTGTCACCCTCCGTGCCCGTCGCCGCCGGCAACGTGGTGTCGGCCGACGGCACCCGCGACCTCATCGAGGCCGGCGCCGACATCGTCAAGGTCGGCGTCGGTCCGGGGGCGATGTGCACGACGCGGATGATGACCGGGGTCGGGCGTCCGCAGTTCTCCGCGGTGCTGGAGTGCGCGGCCGCGGCCCGCGAGCTGGGCAAGCACGTGTGGGCGGACGGCGGCGTGCGCCACCCGCGCGACGTTGCGCTCGCGCTGGCCGCCGGGGCATCGTCGGTGATGATCGGCTCGTGGTTCGCCGGCACCCACGAGTCGCCCGGCGACCTGATGGAGGACGCCGACGGCCGGCCGTTCAAGGTGTCGTTCGGGATGGCGTCGGCCCGCGCGGTGGCCAACCGCACGGCCGGCGAGTCGTCGTACGACCGGGCCCGCAAGGGCCTCTACGAGGAGGGCATCTCCTCCTCGCGGATGTACCTCCACCCCGGCCGGCCCGGCGTCGAGGACCTCATCGACCAGATCTGCTCCGGGGTGCGGTCCTCCTGCACCTACGCCGGCGCAGCCGACCTCGCCCAGCTCCACGAGCGGGCGCTGGTGGGCGTGCAGTCCATGGCCGGCTTCCACGAGGGACGTCCGCTCGAGAGGTCGTGGTGA
- a CDS encoding nucleosidase, with the protein MAERHLVVAATAAEAAHVPPHLPLVLTGLGKTAAAAATARALAAYDDLSDLTVVNIGTAGALRPGLTGLFEPGVVLNHDLSADLVRALGYDPQERLEVGASEVVLATGDVFVTDPAVRDALALRAHLVDMEGYAVAYAAREAGVPVRLVKHVSDSADESALDWPSVVEASARALGDWLQAPA; encoded by the coding sequence GTGGCTGAGCGCCACCTCGTCGTCGCGGCGACCGCCGCGGAGGCCGCCCACGTGCCGCCGCACCTGCCACTGGTCCTCACCGGCCTCGGCAAGACCGCGGCCGCAGCCGCGACCGCCCGCGCGCTCGCGGCGTACGACGACCTGAGCGACCTCACCGTCGTCAACATCGGCACCGCCGGAGCGCTGCGCCCGGGACTCACCGGCCTGTTCGAGCCCGGCGTCGTGCTCAACCACGACCTGAGCGCCGACCTGGTGAGGGCGCTGGGCTACGACCCGCAGGAGCGACTCGAGGTGGGGGCGTCCGAGGTCGTGCTCGCCACGGGCGACGTCTTCGTCACCGACCCCGCTGTCCGCGACGCCCTCGCCCTGCGGGCGCACCTCGTCGACATGGAGGGCTACGCCGTGGCGTACGCCGCGCGCGAGGCCGGCGTGCCGGTGCGGCTGGTCAAGCACGTCTCCGACAGCGCCGACGAGTCCGCGCTCGACTGGCCGAGCGTGGTCGAGGCGTCCGCCCGGGCGCTGGGGGACTGGCTGCAGGCCCCCGCCTGA
- a CDS encoding VanZ family protein: MPPTPDAAVPRSGTTRMMGRVLHRHPFLGLMTLLYLGFVGLVTLTPGAEQPDYAGLAGRILARLERYPDLDPITSRLSVERFEFLANIGLFVPLGMFLLLLVGSRLWLVALAAGIVLTSMIESVQREIPGRVSDPRDVAANTIGMFLGIVLALVLTLPSTLRRRRAARGT; the protein is encoded by the coding sequence ATGCCACCGACGCCGGACGCGGCGGTGCCCCGCTCAGGTACGACCCGGATGATGGGTCGGGTGCTGCACCGACATCCCTTCCTCGGCCTGATGACACTGCTCTACCTGGGGTTCGTCGGGCTGGTCACGCTGACGCCCGGGGCGGAGCAGCCCGACTACGCGGGCCTGGCCGGTCGCATCCTGGCCCGGCTCGAGCGCTACCCCGACCTCGACCCGATCACCAGCCGGCTCAGCGTGGAGCGGTTCGAGTTCCTCGCCAACATCGGGCTCTTCGTCCCGCTGGGGATGTTCCTGCTGCTGCTCGTCGGCTCTCGGCTGTGGCTCGTGGCCCTGGCCGCCGGCATCGTGCTGACCTCGATGATCGAGAGCGTCCAGCGCGAGATCCCGGGGCGGGTGTCCGACCCGCGCGACGTCGCCGCCAACACGATCGGCATGTTCCTCGGCATCGTGCTCGCTCTCGTGCTCACCCTGCCCAGCACCCTGCGGCGCCGCCGTGCGGCACGCGGCACCTGA
- a CDS encoding NAD-dependent epimerase/dehydratase family protein has translation MRIVITGASGNVGTALLRRLAEDGGHELVGLVRRPPGDDAPLPAAEWVRVDLTDDADAGALRAACEGADAVVHLAWGFQPSHREDHLRELGVGGTRRVIDAVVATGVPHLVHMSSVGAYSPKHDDSPVDETWPTAGVPTSMYSRHKAAAERLLDRLETDFPGVVVTRMRPGIIGQRDAGSALLRYGLPALVPSGVLRHVPVLPIDERLVISMVHADDVADAFARVLAARAPGAFNLSAPPPVTAHQVADVLGARLVHVPSGVVRAAVSASWHARLQPVDPGWIDMGYAVPLLDSTRARTELGWSPTTDAVSVLAETLEGMQEAGWSRTPVLRPRSVAGGLLRTLRRGPVSSRREP, from the coding sequence ATGCGCATCGTGATCACCGGCGCGAGCGGCAACGTGGGCACGGCGCTGCTGCGTCGGCTGGCCGAAGACGGCGGGCACGAGCTCGTCGGGCTGGTGCGGAGACCGCCGGGCGACGACGCGCCGCTGCCGGCGGCCGAGTGGGTCCGGGTCGACCTGACCGACGACGCCGACGCCGGGGCACTGCGGGCCGCCTGCGAGGGGGCCGACGCGGTGGTGCACCTGGCCTGGGGGTTCCAGCCCTCGCACCGCGAGGACCACCTCCGCGAGCTCGGGGTCGGCGGCACCCGGCGGGTGATCGACGCCGTCGTGGCCACGGGCGTTCCTCACCTCGTGCACATGTCATCGGTGGGCGCCTACTCGCCGAAGCACGACGACTCCCCCGTCGACGAGACCTGGCCGACCGCCGGCGTCCCGACGTCGATGTACAGCCGGCATAAGGCCGCGGCCGAGCGGCTCCTCGACCGCCTCGAGACCGACTTCCCGGGCGTGGTCGTGACCCGGATGCGCCCCGGGATCATCGGGCAGCGCGACGCTGGCAGCGCGCTGCTGCGCTACGGCCTGCCGGCGCTGGTGCCGAGCGGCGTGCTGCGCCACGTGCCGGTGCTGCCGATCGACGAGCGCCTCGTCATCTCGATGGTGCACGCCGACGACGTCGCCGACGCGTTCGCCCGGGTGCTCGCGGCCCGGGCTCCGGGCGCGTTCAACCTCTCGGCGCCGCCGCCGGTCACCGCCCACCAGGTGGCCGACGTGCTCGGCGCCCGCCTCGTCCACGTCCCCTCCGGTGTGGTGCGCGCCGCCGTCTCGGCGAGCTGGCACGCGCGGCTCCAGCCGGTCGACCCCGGCTGGATCGACATGGGCTACGCGGTGCCGCTCCTCGACTCGACGCGCGCACGGACCGAGCTGGGCTGGAGCCCGACGACGGACGCGGTCTCGGTGCTGGCCGAGACCCTCGAGGGCATGCAGGAGGCGGGCTGGTCCCGGACGCCGGTCCTGCGCCCGCGCTCGGTGGCCGGTGGCCTGCTGCGGACGCTGCGCCGGGGGCCGGTCAGCAGCCGCCGGGAGCCCTGA
- a CDS encoding VOC family protein — MSDEPPVRLALRVDDVPAATALYEQLGFVQVGTVPDPDGRALMVILRRGPLQLLVDALDGMPFPDSARERLTKTGPRGLGVVIGIEVADVDEAARIAAAAGCVVTSGPESAPWGERYVELEDPYGYLWKLFRVLPEQGGDGLQAAVDAWFGVDGPTPG; from the coding sequence GTGAGCGATGAGCCTCCCGTGCGACTTGCGCTACGAGTCGACGACGTGCCGGCCGCCACGGCGTTGTACGAGCAGCTCGGCTTCGTGCAGGTCGGGACGGTCCCGGACCCGGACGGTCGCGCCCTGATGGTGATCCTCAGGCGCGGACCCCTGCAGCTGCTCGTCGACGCACTGGACGGGATGCCGTTCCCCGACAGCGCGCGCGAGCGGCTCACCAAGACCGGCCCCCGTGGACTCGGCGTGGTCATCGGCATCGAGGTGGCAGACGTGGACGAGGCCGCCCGGATCGCCGCGGCCGCAGGGTGCGTCGTCACTTCCGGTCCCGAGTCTGCCCCGTGGGGCGAGCGATACGTGGAGCTCGAGGATCCCTACGGTTACCTGTGGAAGCTCTTCCGCGTGCTGCCTGAGCAGGGCGGCGACGGCCTGCAGGCCGCGGTCGACGCGTGGTTCGGCGTCGACGGGCCCACGCCCGGCTGA
- a CDS encoding BCCT family transporter — protein MATGIEHPRDLPTPDPVDEPHPALDAAIEPTAPRERGLDRLVFGVTAVVSLAFLAWGFISTDSLADASGKGLAWTIENTGWLFVLTSSGFVVFVIWLALGKFGNIPLGRDDEQPEFRTISWVAMMFSAGMGIGLMFYGVSEPITHFIAPPPGTGAAGEAEAAQNAMATTMFHWTLHPWAIYAVVGLAVAYGVYRKGRLQLISSAFEPLIGRHAHGLGGKAIDMFAIFATLFGSATSLGLGALQIESGLTIVAGLGDTGNAALIGIITVLTAAFVLSAVSGVAKGIQWLSNINMVLAVALALFVFVVGPTVFILNLVPTSIGSYVADLPMMAARTAAEGAETSAWLSTWTVFYWAWWLSWTPFVGMFIARISRGRTIRQFVTGVLLVPSMISVVWFCIFGGAAIDLQEKGTDIAGAGGLENQLFSTLEAYPLATASSIVVMVLVGIFFVSGADAASIVMGSLSERGTIHPSRPTVVFWGVATGAVAAVMLLVGGPDALSGLQTITVIAALPFVLIMIGLAVALVKDLGQDPLVVRRKYAREAVEAAVITGVTEHGDDFVFSVEKGEVEKGGPRTGAGETAKS, from the coding sequence ATGGCCACCGGAATCGAGCATCCACGCGACCTGCCCACGCCCGACCCCGTCGACGAGCCGCACCCCGCCCTCGACGCGGCGATCGAGCCCACCGCGCCGCGTGAGCGCGGCCTGGACAGGCTCGTCTTCGGCGTCACCGCCGTCGTCAGCCTGGCGTTCCTGGCCTGGGGCTTCATCAGCACCGACAGCCTCGCCGACGCCTCGGGCAAGGGGCTGGCATGGACGATAGAGAACACCGGCTGGCTCTTCGTCCTGACCTCGAGCGGGTTCGTCGTCTTCGTCATCTGGCTGGCGCTCGGCAAGTTCGGCAACATCCCGCTCGGCCGCGACGACGAGCAGCCGGAGTTCCGCACGATCTCCTGGGTGGCGATGATGTTCAGCGCCGGCATGGGCATCGGGCTGATGTTCTACGGCGTCAGCGAGCCGATCACCCACTTCATCGCTCCCCCGCCCGGCACGGGTGCCGCCGGCGAGGCCGAGGCCGCGCAGAACGCCATGGCCACGACGATGTTCCACTGGACGCTGCACCCCTGGGCGATCTACGCGGTCGTGGGCCTCGCTGTGGCGTACGGCGTCTACCGCAAGGGACGCCTGCAGCTGATCAGCTCGGCGTTCGAGCCGCTCATCGGACGCCACGCCCACGGGCTCGGTGGCAAGGCGATCGACATGTTCGCGATCTTCGCGACTCTCTTCGGCTCGGCCACCTCCCTGGGCCTCGGCGCGCTGCAGATCGAGTCGGGCCTCACGATCGTCGCCGGCCTCGGCGACACCGGCAACGCGGCGCTCATCGGCATCATCACCGTCCTGACGGCCGCCTTCGTGCTCTCCGCCGTGTCCGGCGTGGCCAAGGGCATCCAGTGGTTGTCCAACATCAACATGGTCCTCGCGGTCGCGCTCGCCCTGTTCGTCTTCGTGGTCGGTCCGACCGTGTTCATCCTCAACCTGGTGCCCACCTCGATCGGCAGCTACGTCGCCGACCTCCCGATGATGGCCGCCCGCACTGCCGCCGAGGGCGCGGAGACCAGCGCGTGGCTCTCGACCTGGACGGTGTTCTACTGGGCGTGGTGGCTGTCGTGGACGCCGTTCGTCGGCATGTTCATCGCCCGCATCTCCCGCGGCCGCACCATCCGCCAGTTCGTCACCGGCGTGCTGCTGGTGCCGAGCATGATCAGCGTGGTCTGGTTCTGCATCTTCGGCGGCGCGGCGATCGACCTGCAGGAGAAGGGCACCGACATCGCGGGCGCGGGTGGCCTGGAGAACCAGCTCTTCAGCACGCTCGAGGCCTACCCCCTGGCGACGGCGTCCAGCATCGTCGTGATGGTCCTGGTCGGCATCTTCTTCGTCTCGGGCGCCGACGCCGCGTCCATCGTGATGGGCTCGCTGTCCGAGCGCGGCACGATCCACCCCAGCCGTCCGACCGTCGTCTTCTGGGGCGTCGCCACCGGTGCCGTCGCCGCGGTGATGCTGCTCGTCGGTGGCCCGGACGCCCTCAGCGGGCTGCAGACGATCACGGTGATCGCGGCGCTGCCCTTCGTGCTGATCATGATCGGCCTGGCGGTCGCGCTGGTGAAGGACCTCGGCCAGGACCCGCTGGTCGTGCGGCGCAAGTACGCCCGCGAGGCCGTGGAGGCCGCCGTCATCACCGGCGTGACCGAGCACGGCGACGACTTCGTGTTCTCCGTGGAGAAGGGCGAGGTCGAGAAGGGCGGGCCGCGGACCGGGGCCGGCGAGACCGCGAAGAGCTGA
- a CDS encoding Rieske (2Fe-2S) protein: MSRETSVPADQLTPGQVRRAGRWAVGNRDGELFAVSRRCRHQLADLAEGRVDADGCLVCPWHQSRYDVTTGVMVEGPHGFLGHHGRTPRYARFVRGYAKVLRLRVARAVRAGADVVVRPGRTDR; the protein is encoded by the coding sequence GTGAGCCGTGAGACGAGCGTTCCCGCCGACCAGCTGACCCCGGGCCAGGTCCGCCGGGCCGGGAGATGGGCGGTGGGCAACCGCGACGGCGAGCTCTTCGCGGTGTCACGCCGCTGCCGGCACCAGCTCGCCGACCTGGCCGAGGGGCGCGTCGACGCCGACGGATGCCTCGTGTGCCCGTGGCACCAGTCGCGCTACGACGTGACGACCGGGGTGATGGTCGAGGGACCGCACGGCTTCCTCGGCCACCACGGACGCACGCCGCGCTACGCGCGGTTCGTGCGCGGCTACGCGAAGGTGCTCCGGTTGCGGGTCGCGCGAGCCGTACGGGCCGGCGCCGACGTCGTCGTCCGACCGGGCAGGACTGACCGGTAG
- a CDS encoding LysR family substrate-binding domain-containing protein, which translates to MTDPLRIGFVAGSTPDKWARHWRDRRREPLELVPVTEAEQLDGVRDGSLDMALVRLPVDRDGLHCVRLYDELQVAVASRDHVLAAADEEVTTADLVDEQLVRPHPSGWTPTVPQLEWPPMTEQEAIETVAAGTGIVIVPMSVARLHQRKDVVTRVVADLEPTTIALVWRIERDDDVTQAFVGVTKGRTANTSR; encoded by the coding sequence ATGACCGACCCGCTGCGCATCGGCTTCGTCGCCGGCTCGACCCCCGACAAGTGGGCCCGCCATTGGCGCGACCGCCGCCGCGAGCCGCTCGAGCTGGTGCCGGTGACGGAGGCCGAGCAGCTCGACGGCGTCCGCGACGGCAGCCTCGACATGGCGCTCGTGCGGCTCCCCGTCGACCGCGACGGGCTGCACTGCGTGCGGCTCTACGACGAGCTGCAGGTGGCCGTCGCGTCGCGGGATCACGTCCTGGCCGCCGCCGACGAGGAGGTCACCACGGCCGACCTCGTCGACGAGCAGCTCGTCCGCCCCCACCCGAGCGGCTGGACGCCGACGGTCCCCCAGCTCGAGTGGCCGCCGATGACCGAGCAGGAGGCGATCGAGACGGTCGCGGCCGGCACGGGCATCGTGATCGTGCCGATGTCGGTCGCGCGCCTCCACCAGCGCAAGGACGTGGTGACCCGCGTCGTGGCCGACCTCGAGCCCACCACGATCGCGCTGGTCTGGCGCATCGAGCGCGACGACGACGTCACCCAGGCGTTCGTCGGGGTCACCAAGGGCCGCACCGCCAACACCTCGCGCTGA
- a CDS encoding sulfotransferase translates to MRVRGPDDDLEDDLDHVFVMTYGRSGSTLLMGILNSIPGWLLRGENRHAMRHLYDFHRSGLVERARVDPERASRPTHPWFGIEAFPEDASLRHIRALAEATLLRPEPDTRVTGYKEIRWYDEDLPDYVDFLRQVFPGARFVVNTRNLEDVAASNYWTHKDDPLSQVSAIEAKILDAAERLGDAAYRVHYDDYVADPDVLRGLFDWLGEPYVPDAVETVLATPHSRRGRHRG, encoded by the coding sequence GTGAGGGTGCGCGGCCCCGACGACGACCTCGAGGATGACCTCGACCATGTGTTCGTGATGACCTACGGCAGGTCGGGCTCGACGCTGCTGATGGGCATCCTCAACTCGATCCCCGGCTGGCTGCTGCGCGGGGAGAACCGCCACGCCATGCGGCACCTCTACGACTTCCACCGCAGCGGGCTGGTCGAACGGGCCCGCGTCGACCCCGAGCGCGCGAGCCGGCCCACGCACCCGTGGTTCGGCATCGAGGCGTTCCCCGAGGACGCCTCGCTGCGACACATCCGCGCCCTCGCCGAGGCGACGCTGCTGCGGCCCGAGCCCGACACGCGGGTGACGGGCTACAAGGAGATCCGCTGGTACGACGAGGACCTGCCCGACTACGTCGACTTCCTCCGCCAGGTGTTCCCGGGCGCCCGGTTCGTGGTCAACACCCGCAACCTCGAGGACGTGGCGGCCAGCAACTACTGGACGCACAAGGACGACCCGCTGTCGCAGGTGAGCGCGATCGAGGCGAAGATCCTCGACGCGGCGGAGCGGCTGGGCGACGCCGCCTACCGTGTGCACTACGACGACTACGTCGCCGACCCCGACGTGCTGCGCGGGCTCTTCGACTGGCTCGGCGAGCCCTACGTCCCGGACGCGGTGGAGACGGTGCTCGCCACCCCGCACTCGCGGCGCGGGAGGCATCGTGGCTGA
- a CDS encoding bifunctional 3'-5' exonuclease/DNA polymerase, whose product MTRVRLSLLPGERVLVADGSASRELPLGALPAHVREREDGPDAPRWVWDDTARWYPGLLAAGVRVTRCHDLRLCRRVLSRAPAVDRSFLRGDQADLWDLLRPWSAERVGDPVLFGADDAAEHLRADLEDDRQLAAIAASPEQPRLALLVAAESAGALAAAEMTHAGVPWRVDVHEALLTERLGPRPVRGARPRLLEECADDLRRLLDAPALNPDSHPDLLASLRRAGIDVGDIRASTLRAVDHPVVEPLLRYKSLAHLFQTNGWAWLDDWVRDGRFRPVYQPAGSATGRWSSNGGGALSIPAQVRSAVVADDGWTFVVADVAQLEPRVLAGMSGDRGLAAAARGADLYQGMVDAGAVASRQDAKLGLLGAMYGATSGESGRMVAGLTRRYPQAFGLVEEAARAGERGQVVRTLLGRGSPSLGGTWEESPDATPPDLDALDRQRRAFGRFTRNFVVQGTGAEWALCWVADLRNRLWRLGDGALTDRPHLVFFLHDEVVVHTPAALADAVGREARAAAEDAGRLLFRDLAVDFPLTVTVTRSYAEAGKPGATAVGGPPEGPALS is encoded by the coding sequence ATGACGCGCGTCCGCCTCTCCCTCCTGCCGGGTGAGCGGGTGCTGGTCGCCGACGGCAGTGCCTCCCGCGAGCTGCCGCTCGGCGCGCTTCCGGCCCACGTGCGCGAGCGGGAGGACGGGCCCGACGCCCCGCGGTGGGTGTGGGACGACACCGCCCGCTGGTATCCCGGGCTGCTGGCGGCAGGCGTGCGGGTGACGAGGTGCCACGACCTCCGGCTCTGTCGTCGCGTGCTCTCCCGGGCACCCGCCGTCGACCGGTCCTTCCTGCGCGGCGACCAGGCCGACCTGTGGGACCTGCTGCGGCCGTGGTCCGCGGAGCGGGTGGGCGACCCCGTCCTGTTCGGCGCCGACGACGCGGCCGAGCACCTGCGCGCCGACCTCGAGGACGACCGCCAGCTCGCCGCGATCGCTGCCTCGCCGGAGCAGCCGAGGCTCGCGCTCCTCGTCGCGGCGGAGTCGGCCGGCGCGCTCGCGGCCGCCGAGATGACGCACGCGGGGGTCCCGTGGCGGGTCGACGTCCACGAGGCCCTGCTCACCGAGCGGCTCGGCCCACGCCCGGTGCGCGGAGCGCGCCCCCGCCTGCTCGAGGAGTGCGCCGACGACCTGCGCCGCCTGCTCGACGCCCCCGCCCTCAACCCCGACTCCCACCCCGACCTGCTCGCCTCGCTGCGCCGCGCCGGCATCGACGTCGGCGACATCCGCGCCTCGACCCTGCGGGCGGTCGACCACCCGGTCGTCGAGCCGCTGCTGCGCTACAAGTCGCTCGCCCACCTCTTCCAGACCAACGGCTGGGCGTGGCTCGACGACTGGGTGCGCGACGGTCGCTTCCGTCCCGTCTACCAGCCGGCCGGCTCGGCCACCGGGCGGTGGTCGTCCAACGGCGGGGGCGCGCTGTCGATCCCCGCGCAGGTGCGCTCGGCCGTCGTCGCCGACGACGGCTGGACCTTCGTGGTCGCCGACGTCGCGCAGCTCGAGCCGAGGGTGCTCGCCGGGATGAGTGGCGACCGTGGGCTGGCCGCGGCGGCGCGGGGTGCCGACCTCTACCAGGGGATGGTCGACGCCGGCGCGGTCGCGAGCCGTCAGGACGCCAAGCTCGGCCTGCTCGGGGCGATGTACGGGGCCACCAGTGGCGAGAGCGGACGGATGGTCGCGGGGCTGACCCGCCGCTACCCGCAGGCGTTCGGCCTGGTCGAGGAGGCCGCACGGGCGGGCGAGCGCGGCCAGGTGGTGCGCACGCTGCTCGGGCGTGGCAGCCCGTCGCTGGGCGGGACGTGGGAGGAGTCGCCCGACGCGACGCCGCCCGACCTCGACGCGCTCGACCGGCAGCGTCGCGCCTTCGGCAGGTTCACCCGCAACTTCGTGGTGCAGGGCACGGGCGCGGAGTGGGCGCTGTGCTGGGTCGCCGACCTGCGCAACCGGCTCTGGCGACTCGGCGACGGCGCGCTCACCGACCGGCCCCACCTCGTGTTCTTCCTCCACGACGAGGTGGTCGTGCACACTCCCGCCGCCCTGGCCGACGCGGTCGGCCGGGAGGCCAGGGCGGCGGCGGAGGACGCGGGCCGGCTGCTGTTCCGCGACCTCGCGGTGGACTTCCCGCTCACCGTGACCGTCACGCGCTCCTACGCAGAGGCGGGCAAGCCCGGAGCCACGGCGGTGGGTGGCCCACCGGAGGGCCCGGCCCTATCGTGA